One part of the Phoenix dactylifera cultivar Barhee BC4 chromosome 4, palm_55x_up_171113_PBpolish2nd_filt_p, whole genome shotgun sequence genome encodes these proteins:
- the LOC103715587 gene encoding 30S ribosomal protein S20, chloroplastic — MAAVASCVDLPCNPKRFALRAHSTGASNGLPFRSLAVKSLSFASNLSLVAFPRGANTLTAVERPRSSRRSIVCEAAPKKKADSAAKRARQAEKRRIYNKARKSEIKTRMKKVFEALDVLKKKTDAQAEEILPTEKLIAEAFSIIDKAVKVGTLHRNTGARRKSRLARRKKAVEIHHGWYTPGAAA; from the exons ATGGCAGCAGTTGCTTCCTGCGTCGATCTTCCTTGCAACCCAAAGCGCTTCGCTCTTCGCGCCCACTCCACCGGAGCCAGCAATGGCCTCCCCTTCCGCTCCCTGGCCGTCAAATCTCTTTCCTTCGCTTCGAATCTCTCCCTCGTCGCATTCCCCAGAG GGGCGAATACCTTGACGGCGGTGGAGAGACCCAGGTCTTCGCGGAGGTCCATCGTGTGCGAGGCGGCTCCCAAGAAGAAGGCTGATTCGGCTGCCAAGAGGGCTCGCCAGGCCGAGAAACGTAGGATTTACAATAAAGCTCGCAAGTCCGAAATCAAGACCCGGATGAAGAAG GTCTTCGAAGCTCTAGATGTGCTGAAAAAGAAAACTGATGCCCAGGCTGAAGAAATTCTTCCAACTGAGAAACTAATTGCAGAGGCATTTTCAATAATTGACAAGGCAGTGAAGGTTGGCACGCTACACAGGAACACTGGGGCTCGTAGGAAGTCCAGGCTTGCTAGGAGGAAGAAAGCTGTGGAGATCCATCATGGCTGGTACACACCTGGGGCAGCTGCATAA
- the LOC103715586 gene encoding MACPF domain-containing protein NSL1 encodes MRPRDQCLTTPQEAAETAVAAMGCGYDLCSDLRFSYCKAGPSGSRLIELDGTLAHDLVLPGGIVVPGVPHSIKCDKGERIRFRSDLVSFHQMAEQFNQSMSLSGKIPSGFFNAMFQYRGCWQKDASGTKNLCFDGWFITLYSIELARSHIVLSEQVKQDVPTSWDPAALAEFIEKYGTHIIVGVKMGGKDVIYIKQQQESVLQQTEVQDLLKRLADERFSEDFYGNFILGADGFSKKLKDRKLTDQERNLAVLKSARSSIVFHSKKDDIVSIHVRRGGSNTKHSHNQWLSTIPQSPSVISMSFVPITSLLGGVRGSGFLSHAVNLYLRYKPPLEELRQFLEFQLPRQWAPAFGELPLGPERKKHSMPCLQFTLMGPKLYVKTAEVDSGNHPVTGIRLYLEGKKNDCLAIHLQHLSALPSILQLSDDTPSADDDSYPNERAYYEPIKWTLLSHVCTAPVQFIGSIDDSAFIVTKAWLEVREIGLRKVLFLRLGFSNIASMRIRRSEWDGPTSITRKSGSISALINSRFSTGQMPEPKPKMEVNSAIFPKGPPVPIRVPRMSRFVDTTEMKRGPDQLPGYWVVTGAKLCVEGGKISLKVKYSLLVPMPEDDF; translated from the exons ATGAGGCCGAGGGACCAGTGCCTGACGACGCCGCAGGAGGCGGCGGAGACGGCCGTCGCGGCTATGGGCTGCGGCTACGATCTCTGCTCAGACCTAAGGTTCTCTTACTGCAAGGCTGGGCCGTCCGGATCGCGGCTGATCGAGCTCGACGGAACCCTAGCTCATGACCTCGTGTTGCCCGGTGGAATCGTGGTTCCCGGCGTCCCCCACTCCATCAAGTGCGACAAGGGGGAGAGGATCCGGTTCCGCTCTGATTTAGTCTCTTTCCACCAG ATGGCAGAGCAGTTTAATCAATCGATGTCGTTGTCTGGGAAGATTCCGTCAGGCTTCTTTAATGCCATGTTTCAATATCGGGGTTGCTGGCAGAAGGATGCATCTGGAACAAAGAACCTTTGCTTTGATGGTTGGTTCATAACGCTCTACAGCATTGAGCTTGCAAGGTCCCATATAGTCCTCAGTGAACAAGTTAAACAGGATGTTCCAACTTCATGGGACCCTGCTGCATTGGCAGA ATTTATTGAAAAATATGGTACTCACATAATTGTTGGGGTGAAGATGGGTGGTAAAGATGTAATTTATATTAAGCAGCAGCAGGAGTCAGTTCTTCAGCAAACTGAGGTGCAGGATTTGTTGAAGAGATTAGCTGATGAAAGATTCTCTGAAGATTTCTATGGGAACTTCATTTTAGGAGCTGATGGATTTTCGAAAAAGCTGAAG GACAGAAAGTTGACTGATCAGGAGCGCAACTTAGCAGTTCTAAAGTCAGCCAGATCATCTATTGTATTTCACTCAAAGAAGGAT GATATCGTAAGCATTCATGTTAGAAGAGGAGGAAGCAACACCAAGCATAGCCATAACCAATGGCTTTCAACTATTCCACAGTCCCCATCAGTGATATCAATGTCTTTTGTACCTATAACCTCTCTTTTAGGTGGTGTCCGAGGTAGTGGATTTCTAAGTCATGCAGTGAATCTATACCTTCGTT ATAAGCCACCATTAGAGGAACTTCGTCAGTTTTTAGAATTTCAATTACCTCGTCAATGGGCTCCAGCATTTGGGGAGCTCCCTCTTGGTCCTGAGCGCAAGAAGCATAGCATGCCATGCCTCCAGTTCACACTTATGGGCCCCAAGCTTTATGTTAAGACAGCCGAG GTTGATTCTGGAAATCATCCAGTGACAGGAATTCGGCTATACTTAGAAGGCAAGAAGAATGATTGCCTGGCGATTCATCTCCAACACCTTTCTGCACTCCCCAGTATCTTGCAACTATCTGATGACACTCCTTCAGCTGATGATGACAGCTACCCGAACGAACGAGCCTACTATGAGCCCATCAAATGGACGCTACTCTCACATGTTTGCACGGCTCCGGTCCAGTTCATTGGGAGCATCGATGATTCCGCCTTCATAGTGACCAAGGCCTGGCTGGAAGTGAGAGAGATCGGTCTGAGGAAGGTGCTCTTTCTCAGGCTTGGCTTCTCCAATATCGCTTCCATGAGGATCCGGCGGTCGGAGTGGGATGGGCCCACCAGCATCACTCGGAAATCAGGCTCCATCTCAGCTTTGATCAACTCACGTTTCAGCACAGGTCAGATGCCTGAACCTAAGCCAAAAATGGAGGTGAACTCCGCCATATTTCCGAAAGGCCCCCCCGTACCAATTAGGGTGCCACGGATGTCTAGGTTTGTGGATACTACTGAAATGAAGAGGGGGCCAGACCAGCTGCCAGGGTATTGGGTGGTGACTGGGGCTAAGTTGTGCGTGGAGGGTGGCAAGATCTCTCTTAAAGTCAAATATTCTTTGTTAGTGCCAATGCCTGAGGATGACTTCTGA
- the LOC103715604 gene encoding 60S ribosomal protein L27-3, with translation MVKFLKANKAVIVLQGRFAGRKAVIVRAFDEGTRDRPYGHCLVAGVAKYPKKVIRKDSAKKTAKKSRVKAFLKLVNYSHLMPTRYTLDVDLKDVVTLDALQTRDRKVAACKETKARFEERFKTGKNRWFFSKLRF, from the coding sequence ATGGTCAAGTTTCTGAAGGCTAACAAAGCGGTGATCGTCCTCCAGGGGCGGTTCGCCGGGCGGAAGGCGGTGATCGTGCGGGCCTTCGACGAGGGCACCCGCGACCGCCCCTACGGGCACTGCCTCGTCGCCGGCGTCGCCAAGTACCCCAAGAAGGTCATCCGCAAGGACTCGGCCAAGAAGACCGCCAAGAAGTCCCGCGTCAAGGCCTTCTTGAAGCTGGTCAACTACAGCCATCTCATGCCCACCCGCTACACCCTCGACGTCGACCTCAAGGACGTCGTCACCCTCGACGCCCTCCAGACCCGGGACCGCAAGGTGGCCGCCTGCAAGGAGACCAAGGCCCGCTTCGAGGAGCGCTTCAAGACCGGCAAGAACCGGTGGTTCTTCTCCAAGCTCCGGTTCTAG